In the genome of Dickeya fangzhongdai, one region contains:
- the glpD gene encoding glycerol-3-phosphate dehydrogenase produces METKDLIVIGGGINGTGIAADAAGRGLSVLLLEAQDLACATSSASSKLIHGGLRYLEHYEFRLVGEALSEREVLLKMAPHIIFPMRFRLPHQPHLRPAWMIRAGLFMYDHLGKRVSLPSSHGLRFGRESVLKPELTRGFEYSDCWVDDARLVVLNAQEVVRRGGEVKTRMTVTRARRENGLWVVEAEDALSGETHRWQAKGLVNATGPWVRQFFDDGLALPSPYGIRLIKGSHIVVPRVHQEEQAYILQNKDHRIVFVIPWQDEFSIIGTTDVEYHGDPHQVKIDDNEIRYLLDVYNDHFKKQLTRDDIVWSYSGVRPLCDDESDSPQAITRDYTLSVADESGKAPLLSVFGGKLTTYRKLAEHAMDKLAKYYPQAGQAWTNRAILPGGDISGSREDYAALLRRRYNLPEALARRYSRTYGTQSEKILGNAQALSDLGEHFGHTLYEAELRYLVEHEWVVSLEDAIWRRTKLGMWLDDAQQQRISEWLANYRSQLAKAG; encoded by the coding sequence GTGGAAACCAAAGATCTGATCGTGATCGGCGGAGGCATTAACGGTACCGGCATCGCGGCGGATGCCGCCGGGCGCGGACTGTCCGTTCTGTTGCTGGAAGCACAGGATCTGGCCTGCGCCACCTCCTCCGCCAGCTCAAAGCTGATTCATGGCGGCCTGCGCTATCTGGAACACTATGAATTCCGGCTGGTGGGGGAAGCGCTGTCCGAACGCGAAGTGCTGCTGAAAATGGCGCCGCACATCATTTTCCCGATGCGTTTTCGCCTGCCGCACCAGCCGCACCTGCGTCCGGCCTGGATGATTCGCGCCGGTCTGTTCATGTACGACCATCTGGGCAAACGCGTCAGCCTGCCGTCCAGCCACGGGCTGCGATTCGGCCGTGAATCGGTGCTGAAACCGGAACTGACGCGCGGTTTCGAATATTCCGACTGCTGGGTGGACGACGCCCGTCTGGTGGTGCTGAACGCGCAGGAAGTCGTACGCCGCGGCGGCGAGGTGAAAACGCGCATGACCGTCACCCGCGCCCGCCGAGAAAACGGCCTGTGGGTGGTGGAAGCCGAAGACGCGCTGAGCGGCGAGACGCATCGCTGGCAGGCGAAAGGCCTGGTCAACGCAACCGGCCCGTGGGTACGCCAGTTCTTTGACGATGGTCTGGCGCTGCCGTCGCCGTACGGCATCCGACTGATCAAAGGCAGCCATATCGTCGTTCCGCGCGTACATCAGGAAGAGCAGGCCTACATTCTGCAGAATAAAGACCACCGCATCGTGTTTGTGATCCCGTGGCAGGATGAGTTTTCCATCATCGGCACTACCGATGTGGAGTACCACGGCGATCCGCATCAGGTGAAGATTGACGACAACGAAATTCGTTACCTGCTGGACGTATACAACGACCACTTCAAAAAACAGCTGACGCGCGACGACATCGTCTGGAGCTACTCGGGCGTGCGTCCGTTGTGCGACGACGAGTCGGATTCACCGCAGGCCATCACCCGCGATTACACGCTGTCAGTGGCGGATGAAAGCGGTAAGGCGCCGCTGCTGTCGGTGTTCGGCGGCAAGCTGACCACCTACCGGAAGCTGGCGGAACACGCCATGGACAAGCTGGCGAAATACTACCCGCAGGCGGGCCAGGCGTGGACCAACCGCGCCATTCTGCCCGGCGGCGATATCAGCGGCAGCCGCGAAGACTACGCCGCCCTGCTGCGCCGCCGCTACAATCTGCCGGAAGCGCTGGCGCGTCGCTACAGCCGCACCTACGGCACCCAGAGCGAGAAAATACTCGGCAACGCGCAGGCGTTGAGCGATCTGGGTGAGCATTTCGGCCATACCCTGTACGAAGCCGAGCTGCGTTATCTGGTGGAGCACGAATGGGTGGTGTCGCTGGAAGACGCTATCTGGCGCCGCACCAAACTGGGCATGTGGCTGGATGACGCCCAACAGCAGCGTATTAGTGAATGGCTGGCAAACTACCGCAGTCAGTTAGCCAAGGCCGGTTAA
- a CDS encoding YhcH/YjgK/YiaL family protein, with product MIICDQQDWSREKYATHPIIHQAIDYISTTDFAVMATGKYDIIPGKMFCLLQEFTTEPAEERLAESHFNFVDIQYLLQGEETIGVARGSRSNTVIEDKSEHHDIVFYRNTQNESFISLTPGMFAVFFPEDLHRPCCQSRGPSFIRKAVIKIHISLFTDC from the coding sequence ATGATTATTTGCGATCAACAAGACTGGAGTCGGGAGAAATACGCAACACATCCGATTATTCATCAGGCCATCGATTATATTTCCACGACCGACTTTGCCGTGATGGCGACGGGGAAATACGACATTATTCCCGGAAAAATGTTCTGCTTATTACAAGAGTTCACCACAGAACCTGCCGAGGAACGGCTGGCGGAATCACATTTTAATTTTGTCGATATCCAATATTTATTACAGGGGGAAGAAACCATCGGCGTCGCACGCGGCAGCCGCAGCAATACTGTGATTGAAGACAAAAGCGAGCACCACGATATTGTCTTTTATCGCAATACTCAAAACGAAAGCTTTATTTCATTAACACCAGGCATGTTTGCCGTTTTCTTTCCGGAAGATCTGCACCGGCCATGCTGTCAAAGCCGAGGCCCGTCTTTTATTCGCAAAGCGGTGATTAAAATTCACATCAGTTTATTTACGGATTGCTGA
- a CDS encoding MFS transporter — MKNATSTLQDNTVITTSPITRLRWGIIFILLMAAIINYLDRANLSIANTTIAKEFGFSATQMGMLLSAFLWPYALANLPAGWLVDKLGPKKMFSGAVGLWSTFTVLAGFINGYSMFYGLRMLLGIAESPFFTSGIKITHRWFSARERGLPTAIINTGSQIANAVAPPILTVLLLTLGWRGMFIAIGLAGIPLLLVWLKFYREPTAAEERDIHAGTTAAAASGDEAAKSQPGWGALFRHKTTWFMILGNFSIMFTIWVYLTWLPGYLEKSLGFTLKQTGWIASIPFLAGILGVLCGGAISDRLIRRGVNTITARKIPIVLGAALAACFVAPIPFVSNTSMSILLLSLGYFCSQLPSGVIWTLATDIAPKEQVASLGAIQNFGGFLGAASAPIITGVILDATGMFTNVFFLGAGLLMLGALSYGLFVKKPIEVR, encoded by the coding sequence ATGAAAAACGCCACCTCTACCTTACAAGATAATACGGTTATAACCACCTCGCCGATTACCCGCTTACGCTGGGGAATCATTTTCATTCTGTTAATGGCGGCGATCATCAATTACCTTGACCGCGCCAACTTGAGTATCGCCAATACCACCATCGCTAAAGAGTTCGGTTTCAGCGCCACCCAGATGGGCATGCTGCTTTCCGCCTTCCTGTGGCCTTATGCGCTCGCCAACCTGCCGGCCGGCTGGCTGGTGGACAAACTGGGGCCGAAAAAAATGTTTTCCGGCGCAGTGGGGTTGTGGTCAACCTTTACCGTGCTGGCCGGATTCATCAACGGCTATTCCATGTTCTATGGATTGCGCATGTTGCTGGGTATCGCCGAGTCGCCCTTTTTTACCTCGGGCATTAAAATCACCCACCGCTGGTTTTCCGCCCGCGAACGCGGCCTGCCGACCGCCATCATCAATACCGGCTCGCAGATCGCCAACGCCGTGGCGCCGCCGATTCTGACCGTACTGTTGCTGACGCTGGGCTGGCGCGGCATGTTTATCGCCATCGGCCTGGCGGGCATACCGCTGCTGCTGGTCTGGCTGAAGTTCTACCGCGAACCGACCGCGGCCGAAGAGCGCGACATTCATGCCGGAACAACAGCGGCGGCGGCGTCCGGCGATGAGGCGGCCAAAAGCCAGCCAGGCTGGGGCGCGCTGTTTCGGCATAAAACCACCTGGTTCATGATTCTGGGTAATTTCTCCATCATGTTTACCATCTGGGTGTATCTGACCTGGCTGCCGGGCTATCTGGAAAAATCCCTCGGCTTCACGTTGAAACAGACCGGCTGGATTGCCTCCATTCCGTTCCTCGCCGGCATTCTCGGCGTGCTGTGTGGCGGTGCTATCTCCGATCGGCTGATTCGCCGCGGCGTCAACACCATCACCGCCCGTAAGATCCCTATCGTACTGGGAGCAGCATTGGCGGCCTGCTTTGTTGCGCCGATTCCTTTCGTCAGCAACACCTCGATGTCCATTCTGCTGTTATCGCTGGGATATTTCTGCTCGCAGTTGCCTTCCGGCGTCATCTGGACACTGGCGACCGACATTGCTCCCAAAGAGCAGGTGGCGTCACTTGGCGCCATTCAGAACTTCGGCGGTTTTCTCGGGGCAGCCAGCGCGCCCATTATTACCGGGGTGATTCTGGACGCCACCGGGATGTTCACCAATGTTTTCTTTCTGGGCGCGGGTTTGCTGATGCTAGGGGCGTTGAGCTACGGCTTGTTCGTCAAAAAACCGATTGAAGTCCGGTAA
- the glgA gene encoding glycogen synthase GlgA: MRVLHVCSELFPLLKTGGLADVVGALPGAQIAAGMDVRVLLPAFPDLKKGIPDAQVVRELDTFGGRVTLRYGHYNGVGIYLIDVPHLYERAGSPYHDTSLFAYSDNFLRFGLLGWMGAEMASGVDPFWRPDIVHAHDWHAGLACAYLAAKGRPAKSVFTVHNLAYQGLFDARHMSELRLPPEYFSMYGLEFYGQISYLKAGLYYADHITTVSPTYAHEITQTEYGYGLEGLLKSREDAGRLSGILNGVDDEIWNPAHDSLLTATYSRDELARKADNKRHLQTAMGLKVDDRVPVFAIVSRLTSQKGLDIALQAVPGLLEQGGQLVVLGAGDATLQEGFLAAAAEYHGRVGVQIGYHEAFSHRIIGGADVIMVPSRFEPCGLTQLYGLKYGTLPLVRRTGGLADTVADCSLENLADGLASGFVFSDCNTASLSRAIRRVFVLWSRPSLWRYVQRQAMAMDFSWQVAAQAYRALYQRLW; encoded by the coding sequence ATGCGGGTATTACATGTGTGTTCAGAGCTGTTCCCCCTGCTGAAAACCGGGGGACTGGCGGATGTGGTGGGGGCATTGCCCGGCGCGCAGATCGCCGCGGGGATGGATGTGCGGGTGCTGTTGCCGGCGTTCCCCGACCTGAAAAAAGGCATCCCGGATGCGCAGGTGGTGCGGGAACTGGATACGTTTGGCGGTCGTGTCACGCTGCGCTACGGTCATTACAACGGCGTGGGTATTTACCTGATCGATGTTCCCCACCTGTATGAACGGGCGGGCAGCCCGTATCACGACACCTCTTTGTTTGCCTATTCGGATAATTTTCTGCGCTTCGGTCTGCTGGGTTGGATGGGGGCGGAAATGGCCAGCGGCGTCGATCCGTTCTGGCGGCCGGACATCGTGCACGCCCACGACTGGCATGCCGGTCTGGCTTGCGCTTACCTGGCGGCGAAAGGTCGACCGGCAAAATCGGTATTTACCGTCCATAATCTGGCTTATCAGGGATTATTTGATGCCCGTCACATGTCGGAGCTGCGGTTGCCGCCGGAGTACTTCAGCATGTACGGGCTGGAATTCTACGGTCAGATCTCGTACCTCAAAGCCGGGCTGTACTATGCGGATCACATCACCACCGTCAGCCCGACCTATGCGCATGAGATCACTCAGACGGAATACGGCTACGGGCTGGAGGGGTTGCTGAAGTCGCGGGAAGACGCCGGTCGTCTGTCCGGCATCCTCAACGGCGTGGATGACGAGATCTGGAACCCGGCGCACGATTCGTTGCTGACCGCCACCTATAGCCGCGATGAGCTGGCGCGCAAGGCGGATAACAAACGGCATCTGCAAACGGCGATGGGGCTTAAGGTGGATGACCGGGTGCCGGTGTTCGCCATCGTCAGCCGTCTTACCAGTCAGAAGGGGTTGGATATCGCGTTGCAGGCCGTGCCGGGTTTGCTGGAGCAGGGCGGGCAACTGGTGGTGCTGGGGGCGGGCGACGCCACCCTGCAGGAAGGTTTTTTGGCGGCGGCGGCGGAGTATCACGGCCGTGTCGGCGTTCAGATCGGTTATCACGAAGCGTTCTCGCACCGCATTATTGGCGGCGCGGATGTGATTATGGTTCCTAGTCGGTTCGAACCCTGCGGTTTGACTCAGCTGTACGGCCTGAAATACGGCACGTTACCGCTGGTCAGGCGCACCGGCGGGCTGGCGGATACAGTGGCAGATTGCTCGCTGGAAAATCTGGCCGATGGCCTGGCGAGCGGTTTTGTGTTCAGCGATTGCAATACAGCGTCGCTGTCGCGGGCGATTCGTCGGGTCTTTGTGTTGTGGTCACGCCCTTCGCTCTGGCGTTATGTACAGCGTCAGGCAATGGCAATGGATTTTAGTTGGCAGGTTGCTGCCCAGGCCTATCGTGCGCTTTATCAACGTCTGTGGTAG
- a CDS encoding IS110 family transposase has translation MYYVGIDISKRFVDVCLLADGMKGKRKTKTLPNGPNAVQALAEWLTRQKCDPGQAHIIMEATGVYHEHLAYGLHQSGIAVSVINPHRLREFARGMGILTKTDKVDAYVLACYGGLRQPEGWSPPSPEIRKLKALLQHRDSLLSDKQRIENRLSTLASTQAPEEVVASLDSMVRHVKSELERIERLIEDHIDKHPGLKNDLKLLKSIDGVGDQIGWNMLATIRSGHFRSAEQVAAYLGVIPVERRSGTSVRGRARLSKIGPPAMRAKLYMGAIAAISHNRHVKAQYERLLLKGKAKMLAVGAAMRKLVHLCYGVLHTQQRYDKNYGVVVS, from the coding sequence ATGTATTACGTTGGTATTGATATCAGTAAGCGTTTTGTCGATGTGTGTTTGTTAGCTGATGGCATGAAAGGTAAACGGAAGACGAAAACGTTACCCAATGGCCCCAACGCCGTTCAGGCTTTGGCTGAATGGCTAACGCGACAAAAATGTGACCCGGGTCAGGCCCATATCATCATGGAAGCCACGGGGGTTTATCACGAACACCTCGCTTATGGTCTTCATCAGTCAGGCATTGCCGTATCCGTGATAAACCCTCATCGGTTGCGTGAATTCGCCAGGGGAATGGGGATACTCACGAAGACGGATAAAGTGGATGCCTATGTGCTGGCCTGTTATGGCGGTTTGCGCCAACCGGAGGGCTGGAGCCCGCCTTCGCCAGAAATAAGGAAACTCAAGGCATTACTCCAGCACAGGGATAGTCTGCTGAGTGATAAACAACGCATAGAAAATCGGCTGAGCACGTTAGCATCCACACAGGCCCCGGAAGAGGTTGTGGCGTCGCTGGACTCGATGGTGCGGCATGTAAAGAGTGAACTGGAACGTATTGAGCGACTGATAGAAGACCACATAGACAAGCATCCTGGACTAAAAAACGACCTGAAGCTCCTGAAATCGATTGATGGTGTTGGCGACCAAATCGGCTGGAATATGTTAGCCACCATCCGGAGCGGTCACTTCAGGAGCGCGGAGCAGGTGGCGGCGTATCTGGGGGTTATCCCGGTAGAGCGTCGCTCAGGCACCTCGGTACGAGGCAGAGCCAGGTTGTCGAAAATAGGGCCGCCCGCGATGCGGGCAAAGCTGTATATGGGAGCCATAGCCGCCATCAGTCACAATCGTCATGTAAAAGCGCAATACGAGCGACTTTTGCTGAAAGGCAAGGCGAAGATGTTGGCGGTAGGCGCGGCGATGAGGAAACTGGTCCATCTGTGTTATGGCGTGCTGCATACGCAGCAGCGCTATGACAAGAATTATGGGGTGGTAGTCAGTTGA
- a CDS encoding dihydrodipicolinate synthase family protein: MKSIEGIIPVMLTPFNTRNEIDYPGLAKLIDWYLDKGVDALFAVCQSSEMLFLSLQERVDLARFVVDTVAGRVPVIASGHISDAIDEQIAELQAMAETGIDALVLVTNHLDPKNQGSATFFSTLDTLLAALPATLPLGLYECPAPYRRLLTDEELMHCANSGRFVVLKDVSCDLPTVERRVKLTAGTPLNIINANAAIAFPAMRAGSKGFSGVFTNFHPELYQWLYSQSRQQPELAQELATFLSLAAVTETLGYPKNAKIYHQRLGTFEHDHCRVTGDNVLEKFWALTVILDQIRQGTEHYQKKIQ; the protein is encoded by the coding sequence ATGAAGAGCATCGAAGGCATCATTCCCGTCATGCTGACCCCGTTTAACACCAGAAACGAAATCGACTACCCCGGTCTGGCGAAGCTGATTGACTGGTATCTGGACAAAGGAGTGGACGCGCTGTTCGCCGTCTGCCAGTCCAGCGAAATGTTGTTCCTCAGCCTGCAGGAGCGCGTGGATCTGGCTCGTTTCGTCGTAGACACCGTAGCGGGACGCGTGCCGGTGATCGCATCCGGCCACATCAGCGACGCTATCGACGAGCAGATTGCCGAACTGCAGGCGATGGCGGAAACCGGCATCGACGCGCTGGTGCTGGTCACCAATCATCTGGACCCGAAAAACCAAGGCTCGGCGACATTCTTCAGTACGCTGGACACGTTGCTGGCGGCGCTGCCGGCGACACTGCCGCTCGGCCTATACGAATGTCCGGCGCCGTATCGCCGCCTGCTGACGGATGAAGAACTGATGCACTGCGCCAACAGCGGCCGCTTTGTGGTGCTCAAGGACGTGAGTTGCGACCTGCCAACGGTAGAACGCCGGGTAAAACTCACCGCCGGCACGCCGCTGAATATCATCAACGCCAACGCCGCCATCGCTTTTCCGGCGATGCGCGCCGGCTCCAAAGGCTTTAGCGGCGTGTTCACCAACTTCCACCCGGAATTGTATCAGTGGCTGTATTCGCAAAGCCGGCAGCAGCCGGAACTGGCGCAGGAGCTGGCGACCTTTCTGTCGCTGGCGGCGGTCACCGAAACGCTGGGCTACCCCAAAAACGCCAAGATCTACCATCAGCGCCTCGGCACCTTTGAACACGATCACTGCCGGGTGACCGGGGACAATGTGCTGGAGAAATTCTGGGCCTTGACGGTGATCCTGGATCAGATTCGTCAGGGAACGGAACACTACCAGAAAAAAATTCAGTAA
- the glpE gene encoding thiosulfate sulfurtransferase GlpE, whose amino-acid sequence MEQFEAIDIEQAHQRWQQGIVLVDIRDPQSFGGAHVPGSTHLTNETLSDFVRGADFEQPVMVMCYHGISSRNAANYLISLGFEAVYSVDGGFDAWQTRFPQDVAAG is encoded by the coding sequence ATGGAGCAGTTTGAGGCAATCGATATTGAGCAGGCGCATCAGCGCTGGCAGCAAGGCATTGTGCTGGTGGATATTCGCGATCCGCAGAGTTTCGGCGGCGCCCACGTGCCTGGCTCGACCCACCTGACCAACGAAACCCTGTCGGATTTTGTGCGCGGCGCCGATTTCGAACAGCCGGTGATGGTGATGTGCTATCACGGCATCAGCAGCCGTAACGCGGCGAATTACCTGATAAGCCTGGGTTTTGAGGCCGTATATAGCGTGGATGGCGGTTTCGACGCCTGGCAAACGCGCTTTCCGCAGGATGTGGCAGCGGGATGA
- the glgP gene encoding glycogen phosphorylase codes for MNSPFIYNSPTLSVDALKHSIAYKLMFTVGKDPSIASKHDWLNAAVLAVRDRMVERWLRSNRAQLSQDVRQVYYLSMEFLLGRTLSNALLAMGMFDDLRDALEAMGLDLNELLEEEDDPALGNGGLGRLAACFLDSLATMALPGRGYGIRYEYGMFRQNIVDGRQAESPDYWLEYGNPWEFVRHSTRYKVRFGGRIQQEGSKTRWLETEEIIACAYDQIIPGFDTDATNTLRLWAAQASNEINLGKFNQGDYFAAVEDKNHSENVSRVLYPDDSTYSGRELRLRQEYFLVSATVQDILSRHWMMHKTYANLAEKFAIHLNDTHPVLAIPELMRLLIDEHKFKWDAAWEVVTKVFSYTNHTLMGEALETWPVDMMGKILPRHLQLIFEINDRFLDDVQERFPNDNDLLTRVSIVDETHGRKVRMAWLAVICSHQVNGVSQLHTDLMVQSLFADFARLYPDRFCNKTNGVTPRRWLALANPSLSKVLDDTIGKTWRTDLSQLADLKPHIDFPAFLQKVRKAKQENKKRLAIYIAQHLDVVVDPSALFDVQIKRIHEYKRQLLNVLHLITLYNRIKDDPNLDRVPRVAIFAGKAASAYYMAKHIIHLINDVASVVNNDPEVKDKLKIVFIPNYGVSLAQIIIPAADLSEQISLAGTEASGTSNMKFALNGALTIGTLDGANVEMRERVGEENIFIFGNTTEQVEELRRNGYNPREFYNQDEELHRVLTQIATGVFSPDEPGRYADLFDSLVNFGDHYQLLADYRSYVDSHDKVDDVYRDEDEWTRRTLHNIANMGYFSADRTIQEYADDIWHIKPIRL; via the coding sequence ATGAACTCTCCATTTATCTACAACTCACCTACGCTTAGCGTAGACGCGCTGAAACACTCCATCGCTTACAAGTTGATGTTTACCGTAGGCAAGGATCCCAGCATCGCCAGTAAACATGACTGGCTGAATGCCGCGGTGTTGGCCGTGCGGGATCGCATGGTAGAGCGCTGGCTGCGTTCCAATCGCGCGCAGTTATCGCAGGATGTCCGGCAGGTTTACTACCTGTCGATGGAATTCCTGCTGGGACGCACGCTGTCCAACGCGCTGCTGGCGATGGGCATGTTTGACGATCTGAGGGACGCGCTGGAAGCGATGGGCCTGGATCTAAACGAGCTGCTGGAAGAAGAGGACGATCCGGCGCTGGGCAACGGCGGTCTCGGACGGCTGGCGGCCTGCTTCCTTGACTCGCTCGCCACTATGGCGCTGCCGGGGCGCGGTTATGGCATCCGTTACGAGTACGGTATGTTCCGGCAGAACATCGTCGACGGCAGGCAGGCGGAGTCGCCGGATTACTGGCTGGAATACGGTAACCCGTGGGAATTCGTCCGCCACAGCACCCGTTACAAAGTGCGTTTCGGCGGTCGTATCCAGCAGGAAGGCAGTAAAACCCGCTGGCTGGAAACCGAGGAGATCATCGCCTGCGCTTATGATCAAATCATCCCCGGCTTTGATACCGACGCCACCAACACCCTGCGGCTGTGGGCGGCGCAGGCCAGTAACGAAATCAACCTCGGTAAGTTCAATCAGGGCGACTATTTCGCGGCGGTGGAGGATAAAAACCACTCCGAAAACGTGTCGCGCGTGCTGTATCCCGACGATTCCACCTATTCCGGCCGTGAGCTGCGTTTACGTCAGGAGTACTTTCTGGTCTCCGCCACGGTGCAGGATATCCTCAGTCGCCACTGGATGATGCACAAAACCTACGCCAATCTGGCGGAAAAATTCGCTATCCACCTCAACGACACCCACCCGGTGCTGGCGATTCCGGAACTGATGCGCCTGTTGATCGACGAGCATAAGTTCAAGTGGGACGCCGCCTGGGAAGTGGTCACCAAGGTGTTCTCCTACACCAACCACACCCTGATGGGTGAGGCGCTGGAGACCTGGCCGGTCGACATGATGGGCAAAATTTTGCCGCGCCATCTGCAACTGATTTTCGAAATCAACGACCGTTTTCTGGACGACGTGCAGGAACGTTTCCCGAACGACAACGATTTGCTGACGCGGGTGTCGATCGTGGATGAAACCCACGGGCGCAAAGTGCGCATGGCATGGCTGGCGGTGATCTGCAGCCATCAGGTGAACGGGGTGTCCCAGTTGCATACCGACCTGATGGTGCAGTCGCTGTTCGCCGACTTCGCCCGGCTCTATCCGGACCGTTTCTGTAATAAAACCAACGGCGTTACTCCGCGGCGCTGGCTGGCGCTGGCGAACCCGTCGCTATCGAAAGTGCTGGATGACACCATCGGCAAAACCTGGCGCACCGATCTGAGCCAACTGGCGGACCTGAAGCCGCACATTGATTTCCCGGCCTTCTTGCAGAAAGTGCGTAAGGCCAAACAGGAAAACAAAAAGCGGCTGGCGATCTACATCGCCCAGCATCTGGATGTGGTGGTGGATCCCAGCGCGTTGTTTGATGTGCAGATCAAGCGTATTCATGAGTACAAACGTCAGCTGCTCAACGTATTGCACCTGATTACGCTTTATAACCGCATCAAGGATGACCCGAATCTGGATCGCGTACCGCGCGTCGCCATCTTTGCCGGCAAGGCGGCATCCGCCTACTACATGGCCAAGCACATCATTCACCTGATCAACGATGTGGCCAGCGTGGTGAACAATGACCCGGAGGTGAAAGACAAACTGAAGATCGTTTTCATCCCCAACTACGGCGTCAGCCTGGCGCAAATCATCATTCCGGCGGCCGACCTGTCGGAACAGATTTCGCTGGCGGGCACCGAGGCTTCCGGCACCAGCAATATGAAGTTTGCCCTGAACGGCGCGCTGACCATCGGCACGCTGGACGGCGCCAACGTCGAAATGCGTGAACGGGTGGGTGAAGAGAATATCTTCATTTTCGGCAACACCACGGAACAGGTGGAAGAACTGCGGCGTAACGGTTACAACCCGCGTGAATTCTACAATCAGGACGAGGAGTTGCACCGGGTGCTGACGCAGATCGCCACCGGCGTGTTCAGCCCGGATGAACCGGGCCGCTATGCCGACCTGTTCGATTCGCTGGTCAATTTCGGCGATCACTACCAGTTGCTGGCGGATTACCGCAGTTATGTGGATAGCCACGACAAGGTGGACGATGTCTACCGCGACGAGGACGAATGGACGCGCCGTACCCTGCACAACATCGCCAACATGGGCTATTTCTCCGCCGATCGCACCATTCAGGAATACGCCGACGACATCTGGCATATCAAGCCGATACGGTTGTAG
- the rbsK gene encoding ribokinase, producing MFLEERRNKILEYLDQYDRASVEYLAAIFSVTRETIRSDLNALARQQLIQRCHGGAVIIRRSLQSQLITETGKDFEVLLKKIKNQVRNKSIRKKDKTMKGKVCILGSFNVDIVARVARFPKGGESLLAQGSALGPGGKGANQAMAASMAGAKVHFVSKVGKDQFSHFAYEHLSKSAIHSFKLYQSDTEPTGNAIIYVSLQNGENMIAIYSGANKTLTDEEIAEIMPELEDADVLLLQMENNFPATLSAMKLARALDTQIILNPAPYSDDVLSCLDYVDIITPNETEASLLSGIEINSLDSARQAAQKIHALGAARVIITMGANGALLFDGQQFQHIPAFPAVSVDTTGAGDAFNGAFAAAVAAGQSVAQAATYANAFASLAVEREGAANMPTHQQVTNRLAQR from the coding sequence ATGTTTCTTGAAGAGCGTAGAAACAAGATTCTGGAATATCTGGATCAATACGATCGCGCCAGCGTGGAATATCTGGCCGCTATTTTCTCTGTCACCAGAGAAACCATACGCAGTGATCTGAATGCCCTGGCCCGGCAACAACTGATTCAGCGTTGCCACGGCGGCGCCGTTATTATTCGCCGCAGCCTGCAATCTCAGCTTATTACCGAAACCGGAAAAGATTTTGAGGTCCTGTTAAAGAAAATAAAAAATCAGGTAAGAAATAAAAGCATACGAAAAAAGGATAAAACCATGAAAGGTAAAGTCTGTATTCTTGGCTCGTTTAATGTGGATATTGTCGCCAGGGTCGCGCGTTTTCCCAAAGGCGGAGAATCTTTACTGGCGCAAGGCAGCGCACTGGGGCCAGGAGGAAAAGGCGCCAATCAGGCAATGGCCGCCAGTATGGCCGGTGCGAAAGTGCATTTCGTTTCCAAAGTCGGGAAAGATCAATTCAGTCATTTTGCTTACGAACATCTTTCAAAATCCGCCATTCACTCATTTAAATTATATCAGTCCGACACGGAACCGACCGGCAACGCGATTATTTATGTCTCGCTGCAAAATGGCGAAAATATGATTGCCATTTATTCCGGCGCCAATAAAACGCTGACCGATGAAGAAATTGCCGAAATCATGCCCGAGCTGGAAGACGCGGACGTATTGCTGCTGCAAATGGAAAATAATTTCCCGGCTACGCTAAGCGCCATGAAGCTGGCCAGGGCGCTCGACACGCAAATTATCCTGAATCCGGCCCCTTATTCCGACGATGTTTTATCCTGCCTCGATTATGTGGATATCATCACCCCGAATGAAACCGAAGCCTCATTACTGTCCGGTATTGAGATCAACAGCCTGGACAGTGCCAGACAAGCCGCGCAGAAAATCCACGCTCTTGGCGCCGCACGGGTGATCATCACCATGGGCGCCAACGGCGCCCTGCTGTTTGACGGTCAGCAATTCCAGCATATTCCAGCCTTTCCCGCCGTCAGCGTGGATACCACCGGCGCCGGCGATGCCTTCAACGGCGCATTCGCCGCCGCCGTGGCCGCCGGACAGAGCGTGGCGCAGGCCGCCACCTATGCCAATGCGTTCGCCTCTCTGGCGGTCGAACGGGAAGGCGCCGCCAATATGCCAACCCATCAGCAGGTGACGAACCGGCTGGCGCAACGCTGA